The following nucleotide sequence is from Mesobacillus jeotgali.
CATTCATGCAATTAGCTTTGTTTACTTCTTAATGTTCATCATGGTCGCCGTCTTCGATGACATCGGACAGCCTGTTGGTGAATTGCTCTGCTGCATTGACACCCATGCGCTTCAGCCTGAAGTTCATCGCTGCTACCTCGATGATGACAGCAAGGTTTCGGCCGGGACGTACAGGAATTGTCAGCTTGGTTATATCGGTGTCGAGAATTTTCATCTTCTCTTCATCAAGGCCCAGTCTGTCATAGGATTTTTTCTGATCCCAAATCTCAAGGTCAATGATCAGTGAAATCCGTTTATGCGAACGTACGGCACCAGCACCGAACAGCGTCATCACATTGATGATTCCTACCCCGCGAATTTCCAGAAGATGCTCAATCAAATCCGGCGAATTTCCGACCAGAGTCCCGATATCCTCCTGGCGGATTTCAACACAATCATCGGCTACGAGACGATGTCCCCTCTTTACCAATTCGAGCGCTGTTTCACTTTTACCAACTCCGCTTTTTCCGGTGATCAGGACGCCGATTCCATATAAATCGACCAATACCCCGTGAACTGCAGTTGTCGGTGCCAGCTTGCTCTCGAGATAGTTTGTCAGATGACTGGAGAGCCTAGTTGTTTTTTGCTTCGAACGCAGGAGTGGCACTGATTCTCGCTCTGCCGCCTCGACCAGTTCAACTGGAACCTCCATGTCCCTTGTGACAATGATGCCCGGAGTAATATCTGTACAAAGCTTTTGCATCCGCTCTGTCCTGTCGCGAGAGTTCAATTTCTCAAAGAAGGTCAGTTCTGTTTTACCGAGAAGCTGCAGGCGCTCCGCAGGATAGTATTCAAAATAACCAGCGATTTCGAGGCCCGGCCTTGAAATATCAGTAGTCGTAATCGGACGATTGATTCCTTCCTCTCCGCTTACCAATTCCATGTCGAATTTCTTGATGAGGTCTTTAGTACGGACTTTTGGCAAAGAAGTTCCTCCTTTATTAGGACGTTAATTTTCCACATGATAACAATACTTTTTATTTTAGCACTTTTTCATGAAGAACCAAATACAAGGAGCTAAAAAACAGCTTAGATTCGCAGAGAACATTTGAATTCGTATTAGCAGAGACGAGTGGCGGTCTATACAACCGCTGGCGGGCATTTGTATAATAAGAGTAACAAAGGGTAAAGAAAGAAGAACAGGACATAACTATCAGGTGATAAAATGAAGGATTTAATGCTGATCAATGCCAGTGTGTTAACACAAGATGGCATGATTGAAAAAGGTTACATTTTAATAAAGGACGGGAAGATTGCCGAAACGGGATCCATATCCTCCCTCCCCCAACATCAGGCAGAGGTTGTCGCGCTTCCAGAAGACAGCACGATTGTCCCAGGATTTATCGATGTGCACATCCACGGTGCAGGTGGAGCCGATACGATGGATGCGACCACTGAGGCGCTCACGACGATGGCGTCAACCCTCCCTGAGGAAGGAACCACAAGCTTCCTGGCAACGACAATCACCCAGGAGCAAAAGGCCATTATGAATGCTTTGGAGAATGCTGCCGAATATATCGAGCACCATAACCAGCCGGGTAAAGCTGAGGTACTTGGGCTTCATTTAGAAGGTCCTTTCATCAATGAATCGCGAAAAGGAGCTCAGCCAGCACAGTACATCCTCACACCGGATATCGAGCAGTTCATGAGGATGCAGGAAGCTTCGGGAAACAATATCAGGCTTGTAACACTCGCTCCGGAAAAAGAAAATGGCAATAAACTTATAGCTTACCTGGCCGAAAATGGTGTCATCGCCTCGGTCGGCCACTCGGATGCCACTTACGGTCAAATGGCTGAAGCAGTAAAAGCAGGAGCTACCCATGTGACGCATTTGTTCAATGGCATGCGCGGGATGCATCATCGAGATCCGGGCGTAGCCGGTGCTGCCCTGCTTTTTGAAGAGTTGAAGATTGAAATGATTGCGGACGGAATCCATGTCGTTCCCGAAATGGTCGATTTATCGATTCGCGCCAAAGGAACGGATGGAGTCATTTTGATTACCGACTCAATGAGAGCGAAGTGCCTTAAAAGTGGCACTTACGACCTTGGCGGACAGGAAGTCAGCGTCGCGGACGGGAAGGCTCTTTTAGCTGATGGCACATTGGCTGGCAGTATTTTAAAAATGAAAGATGCTTTGAAGAATATGATGGAATTTACAGGCATCAGTCTTGAAGAAGCAGTTAAGCTTGCCAGCGAGAATCCCGCCAGGCAGCTGAAGGTTTTTGACCAAAAAGGAAGCATTGCACCTGGCAAAGACGCTGATCTTGTCGTATTGGACCGTAACCATCAGGTTGCCATGTCGTTTTGCCGTGGAGTACCTAGCTATACTCGATAACAACAGCTTTGAAAGAGGTGATGACGTATGAAATTGATTTCAACTTCAAACTACGAGGAACTGAGCCAAAAAGCTGCAGAGGAAATCATCTCACGAATAAAGCAGAATCCATCGCTCAACCTTGGACTTGCTACCGGGAGTACGCCAACTGGCCTCTATCAGGAGCTCATCAGGGATCATAAGCAGAACAGGACCTCCTACAAAGAAATCAACACATTTAACCTGGACGAGTACATTGGAATTCCCAAAAAAGATCGAAATAGCTATCACTACTTTATGTGTGAACATTTATTTGAGCACATTGATATTCCGCTTGACCAAACTCATATTCCAGATGGAACAGCGAACAACCTGGACGAGGAATGCATGCGCTATGAACAGTTCATTGTTGAGCATGGCGGCATTGATCTGCAGATTCTCGGAATAGGACAGAACGGGCATATTGGTTTTAACGAACCAGGGACTCCCTTTGACAGCAGAACGCATATCATCGACCTGGCAGAAAGCACACGGAAAGCAAACTCCAGGTTCTTTGAATCATTGGAGGATGTTCCTAAGCAAGCGATCACCATGGGAATTGCCTCGATCATGGATAGCAAAGAAATCTTCCTGCTTGTTTCCGGAGCCTCCAAGGCAAAAGCACTATCTCGTTTAATCAATGGCGAAGTCAGCGTGCAATTCCCTGCCTCCATCCTTCAAAAGCATGAAAATGTGACGATTTTTGCTGATAAAGAAGCGACAGGATTACTTTAAGACTTCTATATGAAAATGCTCTTTTCGCAGAAAGTATATAGAGACCCAATTTTAGGGTCTTTTTTTAATGAGAAGTGAGAGCTGATTTTCGTTAAATGTCGAAAAGGAAAATAAATCATTGCTTATTTCCACGGAAATAATCGAACCTGCCTGTCGAAATATTTGTCTCGCTCGCTTAAAATGAGGGTACTACATAAAACAAAAGGGGTAGATGTCATGTTGAAGAATTTCCAGATTGATGATCACATTAAGAACCAAATGACGGATGAAATAAAGAGATATTTCCTTGAAGAACGTGGAGAGGAGCTAGGGGATCTGGCTGCATTGCTGATTCTTGAGTTTGTTGCAGATAAGCTCGCTCCCCACTTCTATAACATCGGAATCCAGGATGCCCACGAGTTTATGTCGCAACGGGTTGAGGATATTTTTGAATTGAATAAATAATAGCTGAGTTATTTTCGGAGGATAAGTCCCCTGTAGAAGGATGGTTAAGAAAAGCAATACCCCATTTAAAAACTGGCTTTATCTAATGTCACTATGTCCTTTTTCTGCCTTTGGTCATATATATACTGATGAGGAAATCTTTTATCGGAAGGTGTGATAATCTTGAAGATCATGCTTGATGCTGGGCATGGCTACAACACCCCGGGTAAGCGAAGTCCTGATGGTATGAGAGAATATGAGTTTAACAGGGCTGTGGCGAATTACGCCAGACAGCTGCTGGCAAACTATAAGAATGTTACAGTGTATTTTTCTCATTCCGATCAGCGGGATGTATCATTGAAGGCTAGGACAGATAAGGCAAACAGCCTGAATGTAGATATATTTGTTTCGATTCATGCCAATGCTTTTGGCAGCGGCGGCTGGAGCAATGTCGGCGGTATTGAAACATTTGTCTATCCAACAAGGCCGCCTGTGGCTTATCAGTTAGCGCAAAAGATTCAACGCACCCTTGTCATCTCAACAGGCCTCGAAAACCGTGGTGTAAAAACAGCCGATTTCCATGTCCTAAGAGAAACTGAAATGGACGCCGTGCTGGTGGAATGCGGCTTCATGACCAACCGAAATGAAATTAAACTGCTCCGTTCTGAAACATATCGCCGAACGATTGCAGAAGGAATTGTGAAAGCATTAGCAGAACAGTTCAGGCTGCAGCGCAAGGCTAATGCTGCACCGGCACCTACACCAGCGCCCGCACCAAAGCCAGAACCAACGCCTGCTCCGTCATCCGCCAAATCCTCTGCGCCAGCCAACAAAGGCGGGCTATATAAGGTTCAGGTTGGAGCATTCGAAAATGAGGAAAATGCCCAGGAACTTGCACAACGATTACTGAAAGCGGGCTTTGAGGTCTATATAGATAAAGAATAGATAAAGGCCGACACAAATGTGCCGGCCCTTTATATTTATTCTTTTGATTCACGCAAGAATGTGTTCTGGATGACCAGATTTGCGATTGACATGATGATTGCCGTAAGCAGTGCCATGCCAAAACTGGAGATCTCGAAAGAACTTCCCATCAAACTATCTGTCAGTGTCAGCGTGATTGCATTGATGACAAACAAGAATAGTCCCAGGCTAATCACAGTTACAGGAAGTGTCAGCAAAATCAAGATTGGCTTAACGAGAACATTCAAAATGGAGAGAATGAAACTTGCTCCTAAAGCGGCACCGAAGCCAGAAAGATATATATCATTCTCGAAATAGCCGGCAAGAGCCATGAAGAGAACAGCGTTAATGACAATCCCTAACAGCCACCTCATCTTTTTAATACCCTTCCCTGTTTGGCATGACGAACACTAATATAAGGTAGATCATAGCCATTGGAAAAAATGCTGTACTGAACGTCAAGATTACAAATAATATGCGCAGCAGCCCCGGACTCATCCCAAAGGATTCGGCCATGCCCCCAAGCACGCCTGCCAGCATTCGATTTTTCCTTGAGCGGGTTAATTTCATTTCATTCACCCTTCCTGTTTTCGCATTTCTATTGGATTAATTTCTTAACGGCAATTGAGCCAGTTTTTGTATCCGCATGGAGACTGACAGCTTTTTGCCCGCTATCCGCAGGCTTGAAACGCAGGTTTTTCTGGACCATATCGCTTTTCTCCTCAACCACCTGGATGCCGTCGATTTCAATTGTAAAACCGCCCAGATTTGATTTCAGCTCACCGCTGGCCGGTGTCTTCTCAGGCAGGAAGACCTCGATGCTGCCGGTAGTCGCCTTCACTTCCACACTCTCACAATCTTGATTTTTCACAGTACATGTCACATTACCATTGAAAGACTGAAGATCGACATGATCGAAAAAGCCATCCGCCTTGATGGCGCCATTGATTGTTTCAGCCTCCAGTTCCTTGATTGCGCTTCTGGTGATATTGATCTGGCCATTTGCTGTTTCTGTTTCGAGCTTTCCGCACTCAAGATTTCCAAGCAACACTTTCCCGTTCGCTGTTTTTGCGCGGCAATCCTTCACTGTTAAGTTTTCACCTTCGATAGAGCCATTAAACAGGCGGATTCGAACATTCTCATATTCTTCTTTAGGAATATGGATGACCGCATCGACCTTCATCCACTTTTGCTGGACCGAAAAACGGAGTTTCTGGTTTTCAATTGTGAAAATGGCATCCTCTAAAAACTTCCTGCGCGCCTCATCCTGGTTTTCCACTCTGTATACTTTCGCGCTGCACTCGATGCGTACATCCTTTTGCTCCCATGGCACAACCTTAACAGATCCATTTGCCATATCGATATCCACCTGATTCAGATAGGCGTCGCCCTGCTGGAAAATATGCGTGATATCGACAGACTGGCCAAAGTTAAGGTCCAGATCAAAGTCCTTAATTTTTTTGAATGCTGAATCAACAAAATCCAGCACCTTGTCTTTCATTGTGTTGAATTTATAGGAATTGAAGTCTTCTTTTTTGAACTCTTCTTTTTTCGCATCCTCAAACTTTACATCTGTTGACAATGCAGTTGATTTCTCCTGGTGCTGTGCATTCCCGTGCTCCAGCTGCTCGATCATGAATAAAGCTTCATCAACTGTCAATTTTCCTTCTTCAACAAGCTTAAGAATCCTTTTACGTTCTTCCTTCATCATTTCCATCCCCCTCAATTTATATTAAGCACTTTTATCCCTTTGACCAGATTCCAAATTAACACGATGAGGCTCAATATGACCATCAATATAGCGCTGCTGAACATGAGTACAGGGAAATCCCCCGTTCCTCCTGTAAAATCCAGAAAAGCTGAAATTAAAATAAGCGGCAGCGGGATCAGCGGAATGAGATGAGACAAAAGAGCCTTTTTCGCATGAACCTTTACATCCTCATCCTCTGATGCAAAATAAGCTACAAGAGGAAACAAAATCCCGGCAAACATAATACTGAAATAACACAAAGCAGATAGAATCCTTTTCGTATCCATCCTCTTCAACTCCTTAGAAATTAATACGCTCGGGAGTCATGGAAGTTTCATTTCTTTATGAAATTAGTTCGACAAATTGCGATGTAACCCTTGTTTATCTTCAATTCTAGGTGGTGAAAGTTATGTGAATGTTTTTCGTAGGGGATTTCCTTTTGATTTTCGTCGTTTTATAGGATTTTCGAGTGATATTGATTAA
It contains:
- a CDS encoding phage holin family protein; this encodes MRWLLGIVINAVLFMALAGYFENDIYLSGFGAALGASFILSILNVLVKPILILLTLPVTVISLGLFLFVINAITLTLTDSLMGSSFEISSFGMALLTAIIMSIANLVIQNTFLRESKE
- the nagA gene encoding N-acetylglucosamine-6-phosphate deacetylase, producing MKDLMLINASVLTQDGMIEKGYILIKDGKIAETGSISSLPQHQAEVVALPEDSTIVPGFIDVHIHGAGGADTMDATTEALTTMASTLPEEGTTSFLATTITQEQKAIMNALENAAEYIEHHNQPGKAEVLGLHLEGPFINESRKGAQPAQYILTPDIEQFMRMQEASGNNIRLVTLAPEKENGNKLIAYLAENGVIASVGHSDATYGQMAEAVKAGATHVTHLFNGMRGMHHRDPGVAGAALLFEELKIEMIADGIHVVPEMVDLSIRAKGTDGVILITDSMRAKCLKSGTYDLGGQEVSVADGKALLADGTLAGSILKMKDALKNMMEFTGISLEEAVKLASENPARQLKVFDQKGSIAPGKDADLVVLDRNHQVAMSFCRGVPSYTR
- a CDS encoding DUF4870 domain-containing protein; amino-acid sequence: MDTKRILSALCYFSIMFAGILFPLVAYFASEDEDVKVHAKKALLSHLIPLIPLPLILISAFLDFTGGTGDFPVLMFSSAILMVILSLIVLIWNLVKGIKVLNIN
- a CDS encoding DUF4097 domain-containing protein, producing MMKEERKRILKLVEEGKLTVDEALFMIEQLEHGNAQHQEKSTALSTDVKFEDAKKEEFKKEDFNSYKFNTMKDKVLDFVDSAFKKIKDFDLDLNFGQSVDITHIFQQGDAYLNQVDIDMANGSVKVVPWEQKDVRIECSAKVYRVENQDEARRKFLEDAIFTIENQKLRFSVQQKWMKVDAVIHIPKEEYENVRIRLFNGSIEGENLTVKDCRAKTANGKVLLGNLECGKLETETANGQINITRSAIKELEAETINGAIKADGFFDHVDLQSFNGNVTCTVKNQDCESVEVKATTGSIEVFLPEKTPASGELKSNLGGFTIEIDGIQVVEEKSDMVQKNLRFKPADSGQKAVSLHADTKTGSIAVKKLIQ
- a CDS encoding N-acetylmuramoyl-L-alanine amidase; this encodes MLDAGHGYNTPGKRSPDGMREYEFNRAVANYARQLLANYKNVTVYFSHSDQRDVSLKARTDKANSLNVDIFVSIHANAFGSGGWSNVGGIETFVYPTRPPVAYQLAQKIQRTLVISTGLENRGVKTADFHVLRETEMDAVLVECGFMTNRNEIKLLRSETYRRTIAEGIVKALAEQFRLQRKANAAPAPTPAPAPKPEPTPAPSSAKSSAPANKGGLYKVQVGAFENEENAQELAQRLLKAGFEVYIDKE
- a CDS encoding DUF2164 domain-containing protein; amino-acid sequence: MLKNFQIDDHIKNQMTDEIKRYFLEERGEELGDLAALLILEFVADKLAPHFYNIGIQDAHEFMSQRVEDIFELNK
- a CDS encoding PspC domain-containing protein encodes the protein MKLTRSRKNRMLAGVLGGMAESFGMSPGLLRILFVILTFSTAFFPMAMIYLILVFVMPNREGY
- the nagB gene encoding glucosamine-6-phosphate deaminase, giving the protein MKLISTSNYEELSQKAAEEIISRIKQNPSLNLGLATGSTPTGLYQELIRDHKQNRTSYKEINTFNLDEYIGIPKKDRNSYHYFMCEHLFEHIDIPLDQTHIPDGTANNLDEECMRYEQFIVEHGGIDLQILGIGQNGHIGFNEPGTPFDSRTHIIDLAESTRKANSRFFESLEDVPKQAITMGIASIMDSKEIFLLVSGASKAKALSRLINGEVSVQFPASILQKHENVTIFADKEATGLL
- the hprK gene encoding HPr(Ser) kinase/phosphatase translates to MPKVRTKDLIKKFDMELVSGEEGINRPITTTDISRPGLEIAGYFEYYPAERLQLLGKTELTFFEKLNSRDRTERMQKLCTDITPGIIVTRDMEVPVELVEAAERESVPLLRSKQKTTRLSSHLTNYLESKLAPTTAVHGVLVDLYGIGVLITGKSGVGKSETALELVKRGHRLVADDCVEIRQEDIGTLVGNSPDLIEHLLEIRGVGIINVMTLFGAGAVRSHKRISLIIDLEIWDQKKSYDRLGLDEEKMKILDTDITKLTIPVRPGRNLAVIIEVAAMNFRLKRMGVNAAEQFTNRLSDVIEDGDHDEH